Genomic window (Spirosoma sp. KCTC 42546):
GGCCGGGTAGCCCATTTATGCGTTCGGGTCCGGCAGGCACAGGAATATCCTGGGCAAACCAGGCTGTAATCTTCTGTTTCTTAATCGGGTCTTCGGTTTCGGCTTTCATACAGATATAGCCCGCTACCTCTTTGATTTGATTACCGATTTTCCAAACGGGGGTATGCAGCGAATCATCAACAATGTAGGTTTTTCCCAGCATTTCAATGATGTCGTTTTTCTTATCCTTCTCAAAATTACGATAGAGAATATAGTCGTATTTACGCCAGGAATACCCCCCCTCTTCTGGCTCATCACTGTTGTAGGTATATCGGCTTTCGTTGGGACTAAAGGCCAGTTTCATCTTAGTGCCCTTATTATTATCGTCCCAGTTTTTCGTAATCTGCGCCATTCGGTCTTTTTGCTCCTGACTCAAAAATGTCAATCGACTGGCAATCTTCACCCAGTATTCTTTACGAACGTAGGTAACAATTCCTTCGCTTTTCTGCGCCATTGCCATCGAGCTAGTCAGCAGGCAAAGGATAATTAGTATTTTTTTCATAATCGACGTTTCAACAAAATAGTAGATAGGTAAGGAAACTGTTGGCTCAGAAAAAGCCATCCCGGCGCATTTTGGCCTGAACACCCCGCATGTTATAGGTAAAACCAATTGTAAAATAGCGTGCCAGCGTCTGGATCGTTTCTGACTGCGTGTAGTTGGCACCACGATTTAACGATACCGCTACGTTCCGATTCAACATATCGGTAGCCGTTAAGCGAATTTCAGCCCGTTTGGCTTTTCCCAGAATATGATACATAGCCCCATTCCAGATGGGAATTCGCTGATCAAAGTCCAACTGCGTATTTTTACTAATTCGGTAGTTCAGCGTTGTATTAATGTAGAAATCGTGCGGTAATTTCAGCGTCAGCTCCCCACCAAAGTTGTTGTTAATAAATTGATTACGAATCGAGCTAATTGAAAATTCCGTAGTAGTAACCCCAAAATTGGCATTTCCATAGAATGTTAGCCAATCAACAGGTGTCAGGCTCAAGCGCCCGCCTGCATTAAAACCCTGGCTCTTTGCCTCATTGAGTACATCGTTAATTTTAGCAGGATTCTTTCCCAGGCTTACATTAGCGTTCAGATCGAGCGTTGCCTTGGTTTTCTTGAGTGGGAAGCCAAATCCGAGGTACGAATTGAAATTCTGTCCACCGGATAGATTTTCAGGCTTTATCACTGTAACCAGTGTCTGCGCATTTGTCGTTTGGCTATTCACTATTTGATTCACATACTTGGTTCCGTTCATCCCTACATATAAGTTCATGAAGCTTCCCGGATTAAAATAGTTGAAGCCAATGTTTATATTATGCCCCAATTGCGGCAACAGATCGGGATTACCTTCATTGATAAACAGTGGGTTACTATTATTCCGAATCGGCTGGAGCTGGAGTGACGTTGGAATCTGAACGCTTACGTTATACCCTCCATAGAGGTACTTATTATTTTTCAGATCGTAGTTTAAGCCCACGTTTGGAATCATCGTTGTAAACACCCGGCTAATGGGTGTAAACGTCGCAGCCGTCTGATCGGGAGCAAACTGCCCATTCAGTGTAAACCGTTGGCCTGCCAATCCAACCGAAACGTTCAGGCCTTTGTAGGAGTAACGAACACTGCTTCCCAGCCGGTTATAGACGTAATTGTTTTTGTAGTACAAGCTTAGAGTATCATTGTGAATGTAGCGACCATCTCCCCGGTTAAATACATCGCGATCCACTTCGTCATTCCGCAGGCTAAAGTTGTAAAATGTTTCCCAGGTAAATCGTTTGGCAAAGGGCTCTACATACTGTAAACTGGCTTTGTACTCGCTCCGCACAATATTGTTGTGCTGATCCTGGTGAATATCAGCCGATTTGTCGGCTGCGGTAATGGGGCCAGAGTAGGTATTTTGAGAGTCTAAAATGAGGTTCGCGTTATTGGTGTTTACTTCATACGTGGCACTGGCAGCCAAACTACGGCCTTTTTTACTCTTCATTTTGTGGCGATAAATCAGAGAGTTCGATGATGAAAACTGTTTCTGATCACTGCCGTTCGTACTTTCGTTATGTGTTGTCGCGCCATTGCTTCGGGCCAGATCCTGAATGCGGAAAAGCCGGGCATTACCAACGCCATATCGGCTATTATTGATAAAAAGCAGGGTGTTCAGCGTATCAATCTGTTTTTCGTACCGTAAGCTAACGCGGTGGTTTCCATTGAAATTAACCTGATTACTGGTTTCGTCGGTTGTATACTCGCTCTGGGGCAGCGAGACATTTCGGTTTCGGTTTGCATTCAGTTCCAGTCGGGTCTGGTTATAATAATAGCTACCACTCCATTTTTTCTCTTTTGTATCGAAGTTGTAATTGGCTCCACCGGCTGCATTGTTAGAAAAACCTACTCCCTGGCGGCCACTCACAGGAATGCCCAGTCCTTCGTCGCCACTGTCGGAGAAATAAAAGAAGTTACCGCCACTGAAACCGAAATCTGCGTTCTGATTGGAATTGTATGCATTACTACCCCGAAAATCCTGGTAATCATTCTGCGATAGTCCCTGCTGATTCGTGTTATTTCCCA
Coding sequences:
- a CDS encoding GLPGLI family protein encodes the protein MKKILIILCLLTSSMAMAQKSEGIVTYVRKEYWVKIASRLTFLSQEQKDRMAQITKNWDDNNKGTKMKLAFSPNESRYTYNSDEPEEGGYSWRKYDYILYRNFEKDKKNDIIEMLGKTYIVDDSLHTPVWKIGNQIKEVAGYICMKAETEDPIKKQKITAWFAQDIPVPAGPERINGLPGLILELNVNDGDVIIEAIGVAFRPLTPDDLKLPKTKGKKITDADYDKVISQYISEQMTAHQNPYWEIRY
- a CDS encoding TonB-dependent receptor domain-containing protein, yielding MRNLSLLAVLCLLTATLYAQSPSAITRFTLQGQAVDTASVPLGSSTVMLLSAKDSSLVNFTRTGDNGAFSFKNIKVGNYVLKISFVGFIPYNQVIKPSTEAVIDLGKLKLKPITRELMEVVVRTAKAPLTIKGDTIEYNASSFKVPPGSTVEDLLRKLPGVQIDQDGNIKAQGQDVKKLTVDGKNFFGNDPKQATKNLQAEAITKVQVFNDKTEQAKLTGVDDGKKEKTINLELKEEFKKGGFGKITAAAGPASNNVSARAEVKGIYNKFNSKHQFSLVGLGNNTNQQGLSQNDYQDFRGSNAYNSNQNADFGFSGGNFFYFSDSGDEGLGIPVSGRQGVGFSNNAAGGANYNFDTKEKKWSGSYYYNQTRLELNANRNRNVSLPQSEYTTDETSNQVNFNGNHRVSLRYEKQIDTLNTLLFINNSRYGVGNARLFRIQDLARSNGATTHNESTNGSDQKQFSSSNSLIYRHKMKSKKGRSLAASATYEVNTNNANLILDSQNTYSGPITAADKSADIHQDQHNNIVRSEYKASLQYVEPFAKRFTWETFYNFSLRNDEVDRDVFNRGDGRYIHNDTLSLYYKNNYVYNRLGSSVRYSYKGLNVSVGLAGQRFTLNGQFAPDQTAATFTPISRVFTTMIPNVGLNYDLKNNKYLYGGYNVSVQIPTSLQLQPIRNNSNPLFINEGNPDLLPQLGHNINIGFNYFNPGSFMNLYVGMNGTKYVNQIVNSQTTNAQTLVTVIKPENLSGGQNFNSYLGFGFPLKKTKATLDLNANVSLGKNPAKINDVLNEAKSQGFNAGGRLSLTPVDWLTFYGNANFGVTTTEFSISSIRNQFINNNFGGELTLKLPHDFYINTTLNYRISKNTQLDFDQRIPIWNGAMYHILGKAKRAEIRLTATDMLNRNVAVSLNRGANYTQSETIQTLARYFTIGFTYNMRGVQAKMRRDGFF